The Ficedula albicollis isolate OC2 chromosome 1, FicAlb1.5, whole genome shotgun sequence nucleotide sequence ccccccccccccccccccccccccccccccccccccccccccccccccccccccccccccccccccccccccccccccccccccccccccccccccccccccccccccccccccccccccccccccccccccccccccccccccccccccccccccccccccccccccccccccccccccccccccccccccccccccccccttggggaGGGTCGGCTAGGGCAGCCCGACCCAgaagcagccagcagtgcaTGCGCGGTTCGGCCAAAACGCAGGGAACACGCGCAGGCGCAGTGCCTGGGCACACCTGCACCTTCCCGGCAGTGacaaaaacagaacagagacattctaaaagaaaaagacGTCAGAGCAGGCAAACCAGAAGGCAGAGATTTAGTTCAGATGGCAGCGACTCTAGCTCGGAGAGGCAGGAATCGAGTGAGAGCAAGAGTGATCCTGACGGCGCGAAAACCGCGGGGACCAAGGCAGCGACAGCCCGTGCCGGGTGGGGGCGTGGCCGAGGGAAGAGCAGCGAGTGAGAGCAAGAGTGATCCTGACGGCGCGAAAACCGCGGGGACCAAGGCAGCGACAGCCCGTGCCGGGTGGAGGCGTGGCCGAGGGAAGAGCAGCCCCGCCCCCGGTGGGCGTGTTCAAGCACCGGAACGGGATCAGTCGCCAGGGCAACAACAAAGCGCGCCTCTCCAAACCAGAGCAACAGCGCTGTCTGGTGGCGAAACATTAACATTACCGGACTTCTTCCCTGTCAAATTCAAGAAACAGACGGACACTGGAAGGAAGATCTTGCAAGCTCCTGAGGAAGAACAAACAACATTTAGCCTCAATAGTTAAGGAACAAATGACAGAAGTCCTTCAAGCACaaaaatttttcctcttcacagaCAAATTCCAATGGAGACAGAAGCACTTCCAGCATGCACAGCAGGCATTGGAGAGAGTCAACCCCAGATGGTTATGGTCCTTCAAGCACAAAAATTTTTTGCAaatcaaaaaaagaagaacaaaccCTCTGAAGAACAATGTTACAAGTGTGGAGAAGTTGgacatttcaaaagaaattgtCCTCAATCCAAGAAAGCTTCTAAACCATCAGAGCTTTGTCCTAGATGTCGGAGAGGAAGACATCTAGCAAGTGAATGGTATTCTCAAACGGATGTGGATGGAAAGCCATTGCCaatcccaaaaaacaccaagaaaagcGCGATGCCCCAACGCGCAACAACAGAAGTTATGGCGGCGACCCAAGGAACAACACCGGCTCAAACACTACAATTATGGGGAACGTCAATCTGACCCCCTCAGCAGGACATTAGGGGACATCCCCTGTGACACAGACTTACTGCCGCCAGGAACGCAGTACATCCTGGCAGCCTCAAAAATAGTTTGCTTTCTGAACGAAGATTCCGCATAAATACCCACAGGATTCAAAGTGCCATGTCAAAAAAGACAAGACTTTTTAATAATAGGCAGAGATCGATGCAGCATTTTCGGTTTGATAATATATCCTACTATAGTTTCAGCAGACTGCTTCGAAGAGCTGACAATTTTAGCAAGGGCTCTTCGACCACCACTGACAATTCCTCAAAATACTCAACTAGCAAAAGCGATAGCCTTGCCATTGCATCCATTGGAGCATCAAGTAATGCCAGCGATGGGCGAAGGCCATCCACATTACAACGATCGTGCCGAAATACATGTTTTATGGTTGAAATATGTAACTCGTGAACAGCCAATCATTACGTGTGAATTAACACACAATGACGAAAAGGTAGTCATCACAGGGATGGTGGACACAGGAGCAGATGTCACACTCGTTTCATACATCTTCTGGCCAAGAGATTGGAATTTAATAGTACCTTTAGGTCGGATCACAGGCATTGGAGGAAGTTCTGTATGCCTGCAAAGTGAAAACCCTCTGGATCATGGAGACTGCTTCATGACGTCAGGAAACTGAATGAGATGTTGAGTGCTCTGAAGAATTTAGTTAATGAACAATTGAAAAAAGGACACATTAAACCGACAAACAGTCCCTGGAATTTTCCCGTGTTTGTCATTCGGAAGAAGACCTCTGGATCATGGAGACTGCTTCATGACGTCAGGAAACTGAATGAGATGGTGGAAGAAATGGGACCTCTTCAACAAGGACTGCCATCACCCACAATGATTCCTAGAGATTGGCCGCTTGTAATCATCGATCTCAAGGACTGCTTCTTCAGCATTCCACTTCATCCAGATGATGCACATCGGATGGCATTTTCCGTTCCAAGTTTGAACAGAGAAGAACCTTTGAAAAGATATCATTGGGTTGTTTTACCACAAGGCCTCAAAAACTCGCCGACAATTTGCCAGTGGTACGTAGCGGGAGCTTTGGCTCCAGCAAGGAAAAGACATCCAGAAGCAAGAATCCTACACTATATGGATGATCTGCTGATAACAGCATCAACAAACCAGAAACTACAAGAAGCTCGTGATTGTGTGATTGCAGAAGTGCAAAAAGCCGGACTGGAAATTTGTACTtcaaaaattcaggaaattgCACCTTGGAGATACCTTGGATGGAAAATCACAGAACAGACAATAAGACCTCAAAATATAGAGATCAGTTCAAAAATTAGCAATTTACAAGATCTACAACAACTTATTGGAGAGATAAACTGGATGAGACCGATTTTAGGAATCAAAAATGAAGACCTTTCACCTTTATTCAATCTTTTGAAAGGAGACAACGACATTAAATCTCCCAGGACTCTCACACTGGAGGCGCAAGAAACGTTgcaaaaaattgcagaaatcaTACAGTACAGACAAGCACATCATTGTGAAGATTCTTTACCCTTTTGTTTAGCGGTGTTGGGAGAAGGGACACAGTTATATGGTTTAATTTTTCAATGGGATGAATTCAAAGACTGTTGTAATTTGATAAACTGAGGTAAACGGAAGGATTCACATACCCCTGCCTTCTTCCAGCTCATCCCTGAGCTCCTACCCTTCTTCCTGTCCCTTGACCTCCCCTGGTGACCTTGGAGCACATTAAGTTCCTGTATTCTGATCCCACTCCCCTGTGTCGCTATCCCATTGGCTGCCAGCCAAAATCCCCtcccattccccccccccccccccccccccccccccccccccccccccccccccccccccccccccccccccccccccccccccccccccccccccccccccccccccccccccccccccccccccccccccccccccccccccccccccccccccccccccccccccccccccccccccccccccccagccaaaATCCCCTCCCATTCCCTTCTCCTGAAGACCTGAGCCCCGGGAAAGGaacttcctctttctccttcgCCACAGCACCGCATGGAATAAACTAACCTGAGAACTGAAAGAGCCTCTTTTGTATCCCTTTCCATCCATGCTAAGATACTTTGTCTGATCTTAGGTTATTAGGAAAAAGTATCGTTTTAGCAAAAGACGACCCTCTTTTGATCATAGAATGGGTTTTCCTATCTTATAGGGCCCCAAAGATGATTCTCACAGACTTAGAAATGATAGCTCAAATCATAATTAAAGGAAGAACAAGATTGACAACAATGACAGGAAAAGACTTTTCAACGACATACTTACCTCTGAAAAAACAATACTTTGACTGGGCACACCAAAAATCACAGGACTTGGCAATTGCATTGTTAGATTATACAGGTATTTGTACTATTCATTATCCGAGTCACAGGTTGTTAAAGGCAAAAGTACGTTTTAGAGAAAAGTCAAAAATGAGTGAGGAACCATTGGATGGGATCACTGTATTCACAGATGGTTCGGGAAAAACTCACAAGTCAGTAATTACATGGCAGAACTCAAATACAGGAGAATGGGAGTCAGATGTAAAAATAGTACAAGGCTCACCACAAGTTGAGGAATTAGCAGCAATGGTTCGAGCTTTTCAATTGTTTCAGCAACCTCTTAACTTAATTACAGATTCAGCATATGTAGCCAATGTAGTCAGAAGATTGGAAGGGTcacttttgaaagaaacaaacaatgaCATTCTATATTCCTACTTATTATGCATGAAAACATTactggaaaacagaacacataaatatttctttacgCATATCAGAGCACACTCATCACTTCCAGGATTTttagcagaaggaaatgcacaAGCAGACAAATTAACCATGTCTGTCTTGCAAACCTTGCCAGATATTTTTGAGCAGGCAAAACTAAGCCATGCATTTTTTCATCAGAATGCGCAAGCATTGATGAGATCCTTTCAAATTTCTGAGTCAGGCAAACGAAATTATTCAATCCTGTTCAGAGTGTCAAAAGGTACATCCACCAATTTCCATGGGAGCAGTCAACCCAAGAGGACTGCAAAGTCTCCAATTATGGCAGACAGATATTACCAAATATCCACcttttggaaaactgaaaaatattcatgtttcAGTTGACACCTTTTCAGGGGCAATTTTTGCATCAGCACACACAGGAGAAATGACACAACATGCATGCAGACATTTTCTGCAGGCATTTGCATTTTTAGGAGTACCACAAGAAGTAAAAACAGATAATGGTCCGACTTATATTGGAAAGGCTTTAGacaaatttttaatgaaatgggGTGTCAAACACACTTTTGGCATTCCCCATTCATCCACAGGTCAAGCTATTATTGAAAGAACACATCatactttaaaaacacaaagtcTTCAACTGTAGTACATGGATGTGACAAAATACTCACCTTTTGGAAAATTGAAAAACACTTATGTTTCAGTTGACATTTTTTCAAGAgctattttagaaaaacaaaaaaggggggAGGCAGAGGCTACGCCTCACATGAGGCAAGTTTTATATGtgttaaattttttaaatggctcCTTTTCAGAGCCAACTCCACCAATTATAGGACATTTTACCAATGACACGAGGGCAAAGTTAAAGGAAAATCCTTTGGTTTTGATCAGAAATTTAGAAACAAGTAAAGTTGAAGGGCCTTTCAAACTAATTACGTGGGGAAAAggttttgcttgtgttttcaCAGATAGAGGATTGAAGTGGATTCCGGCAAAATTTGTGAAACCATACCGAGCCCAGGCTCAAGCAGAAGCTAATCccagaagggaagagaggagcCCGCAGACCGAAACCGAGACAAAGGACGTGAACTCCTCTTCAGACAACGCACAGAAGACTTGAAAAAACTGAATCATGTTTTGTTATGTGATATTGTATCTAATCTTGTTGCCAACTGTGTTGAGTGATGAAATTGATCTACCAATGACACAGCCAAGGGAGAATGTTTGGGAAAATTTAGCGCAGGCAGCGGGGTTGGACACAATTTGTTTGACACACTCCAAACCGAAAAAACCATTCTCAACGTGTTTGGTAGCAATTTCAGTGGAAGAGTGGGCAACCCCAACGATAGATGAGTGGTATGCATGGGTTCAGTCTCTCCCTGTGGCTCCTCTTGAACCAGAAGAATTAGAAATCTTTGGTTCAACAGGAATGGATTTTTGTATAGAATTTGAGGTTCCGGAAATGACAAAAAGGCAAATAGATGTCACTCCAAACAAAGATGTTTACAAAAATGCTTCTTCATGGTGCAACGACACACTTGTTTCAAGCAAACCATCCCCCCAAGTTCCTGTGCGATTGCCACAAGGAATCTTTTTCATCTGCGGGGACAGAATTTGGCCTGCTATCCCTGCAAACATCAAAGGAGGTCCATGCAGCATTGGGAGACTCACATTGTTAACATCTGATTTGAAAATTCTGAGAAAGTTGGAAAatagagggaaaagagggatcAAACAGTACGATCCGAACTGTGATGATAACTTTTATACATGGAACAAGGCACAGAGAATCTCGGCAGTGATATTCTCTCCCCAAACAGCATCAGGGGTGGCCTTGACCCAATTGGATCATTTGGGTTGCTGGTTGAGCAAAAACACTAAAGCCACCTCCAGTGCACTGAGCGACCTGTTAACGGATGTCGACAGTGTGAGGAGAGCAACCCTTCAAAAGAGAGCAGCGATTGACTATCTGTTGCTGACTCACGGGCACGGATGTGAGGAATTTGAGGGGATGTGCTGCATGAACCTGTCCAATCATTCTAAATCAATTCACAAAAACATAAAGCAATTACAAGAAGGTGTGGCAAAGCTTGGAGAAGCCACTGGATCAAGGATGGATGGTCTGTTTGACCTTTTTGACCTTTCACCCTTGTGGAGAGAGATTTTGAGAGTGGGTTTTTATGTGTTAGTGGagattgttggtttttttattgtctttattGTTGTCTTGCCTTGCATCCTTCACTGCATTCGAAAAGCCTTGGACAAAATTATGAAGGAGGTCCGTTTGGTGCAAACAGAGGGGGGAAATGTGGGGGtccagggtatttccctggctcctctggggatgcaagaacccccctggcagacccctttgAGGCCCCCGAGTGATGCCCAAGAGCCCCAGGGGTTGGATTTAGCTCCCTGGGAAAGTTTACCAACACTGAGGGGAGGGATATaagctgtgaaaataagcaGAATGTGAATTAGagtgttagaatgtagaatgagtaggttttttgattgtttatattaagggccatgtggtcaagatggaggattcTGGGTGTGGTGggtttcttccttcttctccttcataTCATCCATGTTGGGGTTGCAGCCTGGGAgccacagattggatggggaaagaactaGATATTGTAATGAGATTGCATGGCATTGGGAATTGTAAATACAGAATACGTAATTTAGGGTATAAAAGAtatggctctgcctcccagatGACACTCCTATCATGGTCACCTTGCAGAGAGGACCTGTGTCAGCCTGGCTGAGACACTTTgtagataagataaaataaacagcctTGAAAGAGCAGAAGACTGTCTCGGAGCAGTCCTTCGCTGGTGACttcaagaaagcctgaaatctaaaaccacctgcatgtcctttctgaggtgatctcaggtctaaagaGCCCCTCAGACAGTGACATTTGGCGTCTGCCTGGGTGGGCTTGTGTGGGCTCATGGATGCTGTAGTTAACAAAGGTGAATACAAACTCCAGATCCTGAAAAGCCAcctgaagaagaagaagaagtaCGCCGGtgcagaaagctgcagaggagaCACTCTGAACTACTGCCAGAAAAAGCCAGCTACCACACTTGAATTGGAGGGGAGGCACCCGGGAATACCTCTCCCTGAGCATCTGCTGGACAGAAGCCCAGGAAACTCCAGCTTGGATTTGGCATCTTTACTTTTTAGGTAAGACAGTTCAGATTTAAGAAACACCACAGGCACACAATGGGTAGGGCTTTAAGCCACGAACAGGTCAAAATACTATCTATGCTCAAATATTTAGCCTCCTCTCATCCCATCTTCGTAACAGAGGATGAACTTAGAGATTTGCTTGTATGGGTAAGATTGCATTACCCTTGAGCTGAAACAAATCAGTTATTTGAAACAGATTTCTGGCAACAGGTTAACAGAGACATATATCACgcagcaacaaaaaaagataatgaaGCCAAGGATCTTTTAACAGTAGCAAGAGTAATGCTAGAAGTGCTATCTTTTGAAACAGTACAGGTATCCAGTCCTCTGAAAGCCATAGAAGGACCTTTAGGGATTGGACAGGGGACATACAGCCAGCAGCTGGTGTCTAAACCAACAGCCTGTCATCAGCAGAGCAGTTTGTCTTCAGAGATATTAGACTCCTCAGACTCACCCAAATACTTAGAATTacccaaattaaccccaaaGTCGGGAAAACTCAGAGTAgaacattttccaaaaaatCTGCCTTCCCTTTTGGGTGGACACAGGATCAGACGTCACCGTCATCCCAGACACACACTGGCCGCTACCATGGAAGCTAGAAGAAGCCCTCATGGTGGGCGGAGTTGGAGAGTTGTCCCGAGCTCAAAAAAGCACCCAACCAATAGCAATAACACTCTGCACCAAGAGAGGACCAGGAAGGACTATCACCCTTATGACATACGTTATGTCGGATTGCCCACCCTTGTTGGGAAGAGATGCCCTAGCCCTGATGGACGTTAGGGTGACAAATTTATTCTAAGGGCCACTGTCACATACCCGCCATTGTGGGGAaccagggtatttccctgggTCCTCTGGGCATTCaagaacccccctggcagacccctttgAGACCCCTGAATGACGTCCAAAagcctcaggggctggatttagctccctgGGAGAATttgagaccccccccccccccccccccccccccccccccccccccccccccccccccccccccccccccccccccccccccccccccccccccccccccccccccccccccccccccccccccccccccccccccccccccccccccccccccccccccccccccccccccccccccccccccccccccccccccccccccccccccccccccccccccccccccccccccccccccccccccccccccccccccccccccccccccccccccccccccccccccccccccccccccccccccccccccccccccccccccccccccccccccccccccccccccccccccccccccccccatggcaTTGGAAAGTAAACCTGCATGGCATTGGaaagtatttgtaaatataGAGTACGTAAAGtagagtataaaagatatggctcagcctcccagagGGGAGTCCTGTCATGGTCGCAGTGCAGAGAGGACCTGTGTCGATCAGGCTGAAACTTTCctagataagaaataataaacaaccttgaacAAGCTGAAGATTGCCTCAGAGCCTTTCTTCGCCGGAGACTTCaagagacaccccaaaatcctgaccACCTGTATGTCGAGTCTGGGGAGATCTCAGGtctaaagagaccctcagactCCGACAGCCATTGCCCATCAAACTAACTTGGAAATCAGTCGATCTGGTGTGGATTGCACAGTGGCCCTTGTCCAAGCCTTGAATGATTGCTCTCCTTGAGCTAGTTGGCTGTGAGTTACACAAGAATCATATAGAACCTTCCACGAGCCTATGGAACACCCCAATCTTCGTAATACCTAAATGGTCCAGTAAAGGTTTTCGTCTCCTGCACAACCTGAGGGAAGTGAACAAGAGAATCCAGCCGATGGGCCTGGTACAAACTTTGCTGCCCATGAACTCGATGATACCGAGAGGACAACCCTGCACAGTGCTCGACATCAAAGACTGCTTCTTTTCTATTCCCCTGCACGAAGATGACAAGAAGTGGTTCGCCTTTTCCATCGTCTTTCCAAACAGCCAGCGGCCCAACCTACGCTTTCATTGGAAAATGTTACCCCAAGGAATGATCAACTCCCCAAGCTACCCGTGAAAGTCCGTCATGTGGATGCCCATGTTCCCAAGAGTCGGGCTAATGAAGAACACCGGCATAACCAGCAGGTAGATCAGGCTGTACAGATAGAGGTCTCAAAGATAGACTTAGATTGGGAACACAAGGGAGAATTGTTCCTAGCTCGATGGGCCCACGATGCCTCAGGtcaccagggcagagatgccacCTATAAGTGGGCAcgagacccccccccccccccccccccccccccccccccccccccccccccccccccccccccccccccccccccccccccccccccccccccccccccccccccccccccccccccccccccccccccccccccccccccccccccccccccccccccccccccccccccccccccccccccccccccccccccccccccccccccccccccccccccccccccccccccccccccccccccccccccccccccccccccccccccccccccccccccccccccccccccccccccccccccccccccccccccccccccccccccccccccccccccccccccccccccccccccccccccccccccccccccccccccccccccccccccccccccccccccccccccccccccccccccccccccccccccccccccccccccccccccccccccccccccccccccccccccccccccccccccccccccccccccccccccccccccccccccccccccccccccccccccccccccccccccccccccccccccccccccccccccccccccccccccccccccccccccccccccccccccccccccccccccccccccccccccccccccccccccccccccccccccccccccccccccccccccccccccccccccccccccccccccccccccccccccccccccccccccccccccccccccccccccccccccccccccccccccccccccccccccccccccccccccccccccccccccccccccccccccccccccccccccccccccccccccccccccccccccccccccccccccccccccccccccccccccccccccccccccccccccccccccccccccccccccccccccccccccccccccccccccccccccccccccccccccccccccccccccccccccccccccccccccccccccccccccccccccccccccccccccccccccccccccccccccccccccccccccccccccccccccccccccccccccccccccccccccccccccccccccccccccccccccccccccccccccccccccccccccccccccccccccccccccccccccccccccccccccccccccccccccccccccccccccccccccccccccccccccccccccccccccccccccccccccccccccccccccccccccccccccccccccccccccccccccccccccccccccccccccccccccccccccccccccccccccccccccccccccccccccccccccccccccccccccccccccccccccccccccccccccccccccccccccccccccccccccccccccccccccccccccccccagaccgagagcagggagagcgtgtgcctgcagctaaagaaaggactggagccgagttatctgttctgtttttttggtaattttaacaactgatgttgtttctgcttgtacggttagatatattagtaaaagagctgttattcctacccccttatctctgcctcagagtccttgattcaaacaattataatacttggggggaatggaattaaggtctctatttcaaaggagaacttctgcctttattgtcaaatacctgtccttcaaacgAGGACAGGATCCAATGTCTGAGGGAGATGGCATTTTAACAACTgatgttgtttctgcttgtacggttagatatattagtaaaagagctgttattcctacccccttatctctgcctcagagtccttgattcaaacaattataatacttggggggaatggaattaaggtctctatttcagaggagaacttctgcctttattgtcaaatacctgtccttcaaatgAGGACAGGATCCAACTTCTGAGGGAGATGGCGGTggcagagattattttttcGGATGATATAACAACTAAGAACCCAGACTTAGTGCCATGTACACCTGTGATGTGGAGAAAACTCGTGCGACTCGGGCCATGTGAATATGCCTCTGCCTTAGCAATTATGAAGTGGGAAGAGATATATGAAACAGTGCTCAACATAGCAAAGAAGCTCCATGCATACACGGATGCTGTGCACGGCCCAATCCATGCCAGGATTGCTGCTGTAGAAACACGCCTGCAAAATTTAGAGGACAAGATAGAGGAAAATCATAAGAAGCTCAGGGAGGGTAGACacaacatcaacccaggacactaggcttgcttgcttgcttgcttgcttgcttttgcttttgctttttcttattaGTTAGTTTAGCTAGGCAGTCCAATTTCTTCCCCTggactgtttttttctttctttctttccctttcctgaacACCATCTGAACCTGTTCTGGACCGGGACCTGGGAAACACCGAGGAACACCGGGAGTCTGCATTTTGTAATCTGCAGCAGTCATCCCCAGCGCCCGAGACCGATAACTGGCTGACCACTGGCAGGAGAGACTGTCTGAGTTTGTCATCCTCTCAGAGTGGtgaaagggctttttttctcatctggggctgttcattttttcttgtgttggggagtgttttttttgttaaataaacagtttttttccacttttctctgaggaaattcttcctgaacCCGGTGGTGGGGGCAGGAGTCAtgggggtttgttttctggggTCTCCTTCCGGAGGTTTTccccaaatttgccctaaaccaggacagtcatgc carries:
- the LOC107603367 gene encoding endogenous retrovirus group K member 18 Pol protein-like, with the protein product MLSALKNLVNEQLKKGHIKPTNSPWNFPVFVIRKKTSGSWRLLHDVRKLNEMVEEMGPLQQGLPSPTMIPRDWPLVIIDLKDCFFSIPLHPDDAHRMAFSVPSLNREEPLKRYHWVVLPQGLKNSPTICQWYVAGALAPARKRHPEARILHYMDDLLITASTNQKLQEARDCVIAEVQKAGLEICTSKIQEIAPWRYLGWKITEQTIRPQNIEISSKISNLQDLQQLIGEINWMRPILGIKNEDLSPLFNLLKGDNDIKSPRTLTLEAQETLQKIAEIIQYRQAHHYRGLKWIPAKFVKPYRAQAQAEANPRREERSPQTETETKDVNSSSDNAQKT